In Wenzhouxiangella sp. XN201, the sequence GGTGTCGCCGCGGGCCGTCGTTCGAAATCGCGTACGGCGCCAGATTCGCGAGTCGTTCCGGCTCTGGCGCGGGCGGCTCGAACCGCTTGACTACGTCGTCGTGGCCCGGTCGGCCGCAGCATCTGCCGACCGCCACACCCTGAGAACAACGCTCGAACAACTATGGCAGCGGTTTAGCGACAACTCATGAATACGCGCAGTTTTCTTCTTCTCCTCGTCGGCCTGTTGGCCTTTATGGTCTATCTGGAATGGCAGAAGGACTACGCGCCCCCGCCGCGTCCGGCTCAGGAAAGCGCC encodes:
- the rnpA gene encoding ribonuclease P protein component, yielding MPERQHLPRSARLLTGAQFANVFAARRNRGNELFRIHYAPAQHARLGMAVSRRVSPRAVVRNRVRRQIRESFRLWRGRLEPLDYVVVARSAAASADRHTLRTTLEQLWQRFSDNS